One stretch of Marinobacterium iners DNA includes these proteins:
- a CDS encoding sodium/substrate symporter small subunit, translated as MYSGKEGAKASWRENLRISLTGVVICLAALYGCGTVFIDEQHQARLSNTPPDFWFSQEGPAFLMIVLMWAYVFCMSRPRLCLELQE; from the coding sequence ATGTATTCAGGTAAAGAAGGCGCCAAGGCAAGTTGGCGCGAGAACCTCAGAATTAGTCTTACCGGTGTGGTCATCTGTCTTGCTGCCTTGTATGGATGTGGCACTGTCTTTATCGATGAGCAGCATCAAGCCCGTCTTTCAAACACCCCACCTGACTTCTGGTTTTCTCAGGAAGGCCCTGCTTTTCTCATGATTGTGCTTATGTGGGCTTATGTGTTTTGCATGAGTCGGCCCCGCCTTTGTCTCGAGCTGCAGGAGTAA
- a CDS encoding DUF294 nucleotidyltransferase-like domain-containing protein, with protein MPNSFKIDNIPFSLLNEEEQTLLRANLDIAYFQKGETVIQAGEVPDGLHVVLKGRVSESEAVAEDGEKRTQHVFVHYENEDYFGGWSALRGKAIHNFVAEEETICHILPTRTLLDLMATNAQFADYFQQNLAVKREIVAQHGSNQDMAEFMLAKITDATVREPLVVEQGTSIRAATELMRSHKADCVLARKGGRYGMVTGTDLLDAVVLKQLPLETDVSDIASYRLIAIDHEDYLFNALVMMTQQQIERVVVMDGQDMVGIVELTDVLSYFSSHSHVIGLRIERAASIDQLREAAQGLNELIKALISTGVKIRFTMDLLAAMNGRIIAKLFDLIVPADMQPHVCLIVMGSEGRAEQIMKTDQDNALIFRDNLAWPEMQQCMQQFSETLISFGFPPCPGNIMVSNPEWVNSVGDWTQKLSDWADTCEGSAQMNLAIAVDAKPVAGNEALFKVARNWFLRHLRNNDVFFSHFARAAIGFDTPLTFFGNLKDKGQLDIKKGGIFPIVHGVRTIALEQRILKTNTFQRIEALMESGQMQEQHGRDLSEALALFIQLRLRQQIRRAEESPDGADPTPNMIDLQQLNKLERELLRDALHVVKGFKKHLTMRYHLGG; from the coding sequence ATGCCCAACTCGTTCAAGATCGATAACATCCCTTTCAGCCTGCTGAATGAGGAGGAGCAAACGCTGCTGCGTGCCAACCTGGATATCGCCTATTTCCAGAAAGGCGAAACCGTCATCCAGGCAGGTGAAGTGCCAGACGGCCTGCATGTGGTGCTGAAAGGCCGAGTCAGCGAGAGTGAAGCGGTTGCCGAGGATGGCGAAAAAAGAACTCAGCATGTGTTCGTACACTATGAGAACGAAGACTACTTCGGCGGCTGGTCGGCACTGAGAGGCAAGGCGATCCATAATTTCGTGGCGGAAGAGGAAACCATTTGTCATATCCTGCCGACACGAACACTGCTGGACTTGATGGCGACCAATGCCCAGTTTGCCGATTACTTCCAGCAGAACCTGGCGGTAAAGCGTGAGATTGTCGCTCAGCATGGCAGTAATCAGGACATGGCTGAGTTCATGCTGGCCAAAATCACCGATGCCACTGTTCGTGAGCCGTTGGTGGTAGAGCAAGGGACCAGCATTCGTGCTGCAACCGAGCTTATGCGAAGCCATAAAGCGGACTGTGTACTGGCACGCAAGGGTGGTCGTTATGGCATGGTAACCGGGACTGATCTGCTGGACGCAGTCGTGCTGAAGCAGCTGCCACTGGAAACGGATGTGTCCGATATCGCCAGTTATCGATTGATCGCCATTGACCATGAGGACTACCTGTTTAACGCGCTTGTGATGATGACTCAGCAGCAGATTGAGCGTGTAGTCGTGATGGATGGTCAGGATATGGTGGGTATTGTCGAGCTGACCGATGTGCTCAGCTACTTCTCCAGCCATTCCCATGTGATTGGCTTGCGCATCGAGCGTGCAGCCAGCATCGACCAGTTGCGTGAGGCCGCACAGGGCCTGAATGAGCTGATCAAGGCGTTGATCTCTACCGGCGTCAAGATTCGTTTTACCATGGATCTACTGGCGGCCATGAACGGGCGCATTATTGCCAAGCTGTTCGATCTGATCGTCCCTGCGGACATGCAGCCGCACGTCTGCTTGATCGTGATGGGGTCGGAGGGGCGTGCCGAGCAGATCATGAAAACCGATCAGGATAACGCGCTTATATTTCGTGACAATCTGGCCTGGCCTGAAATGCAGCAATGCATGCAGCAGTTCAGCGAGACTCTGATCTCATTCGGCTTTCCGCCTTGTCCAGGTAACATCATGGTGTCCAATCCCGAATGGGTCAATTCGGTGGGTGACTGGACTCAGAAGCTCAGTGATTGGGCCGACACCTGTGAAGGCAGTGCACAGATGAACCTGGCCATTGCGGTTGATGCCAAGCCGGTAGCGGGTAACGAGGCGCTGTTCAAGGTGGCGCGTAACTGGTTCCTGCGTCACCTGCGGAATAATGATGTGTTTTTCTCGCATTTTGCCCGTGCCGCGATTGGGTTTGATACGCCACTTACCTTCTTCGGCAACCTCAAGGACAAGGGGCAGCTGGATATCAAGAAAGGCGGGATTTTCCCCATTGTGCATGGTGTCCGTACCATCGCGCTTGAACAGCGCATCCTCAAGACGAATACTTTCCAGCGCATTGAGGCGCTGATGGAAAGTGGCCAGATGCAGGAACAGCATGGCCGTGATTTATCGGAAGCGCTGGCGCTGTTTATTCAGCTGCGTCTGCGGCAGCAGATCCGCCGTGCCGAAGAAAGTCCTGATGGAGCCGATCCAACCCCAAACATGATCGACCTGCAGCAGCTGAACAAGCTTGAGCGGGAACTGCTGCGTGATGCCTTGCATGTGGTGAAAGGGTTCAAAAAGCACCTGACAATGCGTTACCACCTGGGAGGCTGA
- a CDS encoding 3'-5' exonuclease, with product MIIPRSIRRLKEKREHREGPWAHLFEAYKGDEVVSLDCETTSLDVKKAEILSIGAVRIKGRKVITSERLDLKLKPPASLSGDSIKIHKIRASDLADGIELDEALEKVLEFVGNRPILGYYVNFDIRMLDKFIRPKYGFGLPNKAVELSHVYHDIIKWKHVGGNIDLRFDTIAGKLDIPILERHTALGDAITVALMYVRLRYGESPEGRY from the coding sequence ATGATCATTCCGCGCTCAATACGGCGTCTGAAAGAGAAACGTGAGCACAGGGAAGGGCCCTGGGCGCATCTGTTCGAAGCCTACAAGGGTGACGAAGTCGTGTCACTTGACTGTGAAACCACCAGTCTTGATGTGAAAAAGGCCGAAATACTGTCGATCGGAGCTGTGCGCATCAAAGGGCGTAAAGTGATTACCAGTGAGCGTCTCGACCTTAAATTGAAGCCTCCGGCCAGCCTCAGCGGTGATTCCATCAAAATCCACAAGATCAGAGCCAGCGATCTGGCGGATGGCATCGAGCTGGACGAGGCTCTGGAAAAGGTGCTCGAATTCGTCGGCAATCGTCCCATTCTCGGTTACTACGTCAATTTTGATATTCGCATGCTGGACAAGTTTATCCGCCCCAAGTACGGTTTCGGCCTGCCCAACAAGGCTGTTGAGCTTTCCCACGTCTATCACGACATCATCAAGTGGAAGCATGTGGGGGGTAATATCGACCTGCGCTTTGACACCATTGCAGGCAAACTGGATATTCCCATCCTTGAGCGGCACACAGCTTTGGGAGATGCCATCACGGTAGCGCTGATGTATGTACGGCTGCGCTACGGTGAATCGCCAGAAGGACGATACTAG
- the fliE gene encoding flagellar hook-basal body complex protein FliE, with protein sequence MIERADINSLLSQMRAIKSEVQQGPRPVEMLDLRAEGIGAPGISKTESNSFATLLKGAVDKVNEHQSEASRLREAYERGDPGVDLPQVMIQAQKSSVSFQAMTQVRNRLVTAYEDVMKMPI encoded by the coding sequence ATGATTGAACGAGCTGATATCAACAGCCTTCTGTCACAGATGCGCGCGATCAAGTCAGAGGTGCAGCAGGGGCCGCGTCCGGTCGAAATGCTGGATCTTAGGGCCGAAGGTATTGGTGCGCCGGGGATCAGCAAGACCGAAAGCAACAGTTTTGCGACGCTGCTCAAAGGGGCTGTGGATAAGGTCAATGAACACCAGTCGGAAGCATCACGGCTGCGTGAAGCGTATGAGCGGGGCGATCCTGGCGTGGATCTGCCGCAGGTCATGATTCAGGCTCAGAAGTCTTCGGTCTCGTTTCAGGCTATGACTCAGGTGCGTAATCGTTTGGTAACGGCGTATGAAGATGTCATGAAGATGCCGATTTAA
- the fliF gene encoding flagellar basal-body MS-ring/collar protein FliF — translation MDNTPAQLNSKGSLMTGFNSLGILRQLGLMVGLAASIAIGFAVVLWSQKPDYRVLFSNLNFSDANEVIEQLRLYNMPYKFDADGRAILVPQEHVHQARLKLAAEGFTADKTVGFELLEQEQGLGTSQFMENARFRRGLEGELARTISSLLAVRSARVHLALPKESVFVRDQRKPRASVFIEMFSGRTLERDQVAAIANLVASSIPELAVDDVTVVDQKGRLLNTRSQDQDVVLAAKQLEYTRSIEETLLNRVNSILQPVVGLGNFRAEVSTDIDFTEVEQADEIYNPDLPALRSEQTLEENRASGDLAQGVPGALSNQPPGPNSVPEEMDANAAARGGAARSGSSREQAVRNYELDRTLSYTRHQSGVVKRLSVAVVVDDLQTINPESGETVRTPWTEAELERLQVLVRNAVGFSALRGDSVTVVNSPFVPPEQFEVEESSFWQEDWFWDLMKQLMAGLFVLLLILGVLRPILRSLADAGKGREVATLGPAGEISADLEGLDGAGVADDKVTLGSSDRGVMPTPNESFDYQLNAIRSMVAEDPEKVAQAVRQWVIDHER, via the coding sequence ATGGATAACACACCGGCACAACTTAACAGCAAGGGCAGTTTGATGACCGGCTTTAACAGCCTGGGAATCCTGCGCCAGCTGGGTCTGATGGTGGGGCTGGCTGCCAGCATCGCCATCGGCTTTGCCGTTGTGCTCTGGTCACAGAAGCCGGATTATCGGGTGCTGTTTTCCAATCTCAACTTTTCCGATGCCAATGAAGTGATTGAACAGTTACGGCTGTATAACATGCCGTACAAGTTTGACGCTGACGGCCGGGCAATTCTTGTGCCGCAGGAGCATGTGCATCAAGCGCGGCTAAAACTGGCCGCTGAAGGTTTTACCGCTGACAAGACGGTAGGCTTTGAGCTGCTGGAACAGGAACAGGGGCTGGGGACCAGTCAGTTCATGGAGAATGCTCGCTTCCGCCGTGGGCTGGAAGGCGAGTTGGCGCGTACCATCAGCAGCCTGCTTGCGGTACGTTCTGCCCGTGTTCATCTCGCGTTGCCGAAAGAGTCTGTTTTTGTACGTGATCAGCGCAAGCCGCGTGCCTCTGTATTTATCGAAATGTTTTCCGGGCGCACGCTGGAGCGGGATCAGGTGGCCGCGATCGCCAATCTGGTGGCGTCCAGTATTCCTGAGCTGGCGGTGGATGATGTCACGGTAGTTGATCAGAAAGGGCGTCTGCTCAACACACGCAGCCAGGACCAGGATGTGGTGCTGGCGGCAAAACAGCTCGAGTACACCCGCAGCATTGAAGAGACCCTGCTTAACCGGGTCAACAGTATCCTCCAACCGGTTGTTGGGTTGGGCAACTTCCGGGCTGAAGTGTCGACCGATATCGATTTTACCGAAGTTGAACAGGCAGACGAGATATACAATCCAGATCTGCCGGCGTTGCGCAGCGAGCAGACATTGGAAGAAAACCGCGCCAGTGGTGATCTCGCTCAGGGGGTTCCGGGGGCGCTCTCCAACCAGCCGCCCGGACCCAACTCAGTTCCCGAGGAGATGGATGCCAATGCTGCCGCACGTGGTGGCGCCGCACGCTCGGGTTCAAGCCGTGAGCAGGCCGTGCGCAACTACGAGCTGGACCGTACCCTCAGTTATACACGACATCAATCCGGTGTGGTGAAACGCCTGAGTGTTGCGGTTGTGGTGGATGATCTTCAGACTATCAACCCCGAGTCCGGTGAAACCGTGCGCACGCCATGGACTGAGGCTGAACTTGAGCGGCTGCAGGTACTGGTACGCAATGCCGTGGGCTTCTCGGCACTGCGCGGTGACAGCGTCACAGTGGTCAACTCACCCTTCGTGCCCCCTGAGCAATTTGAAGTTGAAGAGTCTTCCTTTTGGCAGGAGGACTGGTTTTGGGATCTGATGAAGCAGCTGATGGCGGGGCTGTTTGTGCTGCTGCTGATTTTGGGTGTATTGCGCCCGATTCTGCGCAGCCTAGCGGATGCAGGTAAGGGGCGTGAAGTGGCAACGCTGGGACCGGCCGGTGAAATATCGGCAGATCTTGAAGGGTTGGATGGCGCCGGAGTGGCAGATGACAAGGTGACACTCGGTAGCTCCGATCGTGGTGTCATGCCGACACCCAATGAAAGCTTTGACTATCAGCTCAATGCGATCAGGAGCATGGTCGCAGAGGATCCGGAGAAAGTGGCGCAGGCCGTTCGGCAGTGGGTGATCGATCATGAGCGATGA
- the fliG gene encoding flagellar motor switch protein FliG encodes MSDDSDLTDIQKAAILLISLGESDAAEILKHLGPKEVQRIGEAMTQLDNVPQSRVESVVADFMHVVSDQTGIGINNDRYIRAMLNQALGEEKAKTLIDRILFSTNTSGLDTLRWMDPRQVAEVLRYEHPQIQAVVVAYLDPDQAAVVLTYFDEKVRLDILMRIAALDRIQPQALQELNDMFETQFAGSKASQSRTLGGVRSAANIMNYIETSLEAELLEGIKENDEGLASEISDLMFVFENLIDVDDRGIQVILREISTDSLVLALKGADTALQEKIFKNMSKRASELLRDDLEAKGPVRVSEVEDAQKEILNVARRLADEGEIMLGGSGEEMI; translated from the coding sequence ATGAGCGATGATAGTGATCTCACGGACATCCAGAAAGCGGCCATTCTGCTGATCAGCCTGGGCGAGTCAGATGCAGCCGAGATTCTTAAGCACTTGGGCCCCAAGGAAGTGCAGCGTATCGGCGAGGCGATGACCCAGCTGGATAATGTGCCCCAATCGCGGGTCGAGTCGGTCGTTGCCGATTTCATGCATGTCGTCAGTGACCAGACCGGCATCGGCATCAATAACGATCGCTATATCCGTGCCATGCTGAATCAAGCATTGGGCGAAGAAAAAGCCAAGACATTGATCGACCGTATCCTTTTCAGCACCAATACTTCTGGGCTGGATACCCTGCGCTGGATGGATCCGCGTCAGGTTGCCGAAGTGCTGCGCTATGAGCATCCCCAGATTCAGGCGGTGGTGGTTGCCTACCTCGATCCGGACCAGGCAGCAGTCGTGTTGACTTACTTCGATGAAAAGGTGCGGTTGGACATCCTCATGCGCATCGCGGCGTTGGATCGTATTCAGCCGCAGGCCCTGCAGGAACTGAACGACATGTTTGAAACCCAGTTTGCCGGCAGCAAGGCCAGTCAGTCGCGCACTCTGGGCGGCGTGCGTTCAGCTGCGAATATCATGAACTACATCGAGACCAGTCTTGAAGCTGAACTGCTGGAAGGCATTAAAGAGAATGATGAAGGGCTGGCAAGTGAAATTTCGGATCTTATGTTCGTGTTCGAGAATCTGATCGATGTCGACGATCGCGGCATTCAGGTGATTCTGCGCGAAATTTCCACCGACAGTCTGGTGTTGGCGCTCAAGGGGGCCGATACTGCTCTGCAGGAAAAGATTTTCAAGAACATGTCCAAGCGTGCCTCCGAGCTGTTGCGTGATGACCTTGAGGCCAAGGGCCCGGTGCGGGTGTCTGAAGTTGAGGATGCTCAGAAGGAGATTCTCAACGTGGCTCGTCGTTTGGCCGATGAGGGTGAAATCATGCTGGGTGGCTCCGGCGAAGAGATGATCTGA
- a CDS encoding flagellar assembly protein FliH yields MKQDAPVRIRAADVASLERWLPPDVGVEAPVVQALARKPKAPLEDVDVSVVEEEIFAEKLTLSQWEEICEEARREGHAEGLSEGREQGQKEGYEQGLAQGLEAGQVEIKARLERLDALLEQLQQPIEQQREELESTIVKLVVALSEAAVKAELSQRVELLARSVHEALDQLPRASGEILVRVNPDQLAALEPLLDDSRLQLKSDEGLAAGSCIVESGSCRVDYRTEERFAQVAEQLLARLISTPDANSN; encoded by the coding sequence ATGAAACAGGATGCTCCTGTCCGTATTCGTGCCGCTGATGTGGCTAGCCTCGAACGTTGGCTGCCGCCCGATGTTGGCGTGGAAGCGCCGGTTGTTCAGGCGCTGGCCCGTAAGCCGAAGGCTCCGCTTGAAGATGTCGATGTCTCCGTGGTTGAAGAGGAGATATTTGCCGAAAAATTGACGCTGTCACAGTGGGAAGAGATCTGTGAGGAGGCGCGACGGGAAGGTCATGCCGAAGGGTTGAGCGAAGGCCGTGAACAGGGGCAAAAGGAAGGCTATGAGCAGGGGCTTGCTCAGGGGCTGGAAGCGGGTCAGGTCGAGATTAAGGCTAGGCTGGAGAGGCTTGACGCCTTGCTTGAGCAGTTACAGCAACCGATCGAACAGCAGCGTGAAGAACTTGAATCTACCATTGTGAAACTGGTGGTGGCTCTTTCGGAGGCGGCGGTTAAGGCTGAGCTGAGTCAACGAGTTGAACTGCTTGCTCGCAGCGTCCATGAGGCGCTGGATCAGCTGCCAAGAGCCAGTGGCGAAATCCTGGTGCGGGTTAATCCTGACCAGCTTGCAGCCCTGGAGCCACTGCTGGATGACAGTAGGCTTCAGCTCAAATCAGACGAAGGTCTTGCAGCAGGCAGCTGTATCGTTGAAAGTGGCAGTTGTCGCGTCGACTATCGCACTGAAGAACGTTTTGCACAGGTGGCCGAGCAGCTGCTGGCGCGCCTTATCAGTACACCTGACGCCAATTCCAACTGA
- the fliI gene encoding flagellar protein export ATPase FliI — protein sequence MPDLNHRLERYLQVDYEPPRPGVEGQVTRLIGLTLEAVGLKVALGDYCMVDLQGDGSVEAEVVGFAGDRIYLMPLDSVDGLAPGAAVRPRVGASLVPVGFGLLGRVIDGIGRPLDGKGPLKPDDMVTLAGESINPLHRHPIEQTLDVGIRAINGLLTVGRGQRLGLFAGSGVGKSVLLGMMTRFTEAEITVVGLIGERGREVREFIDHSLGAEGMARSVVVASPADDSPLMRLRAAQLTTRIAEYFRAQGCNVLLLMDSLTRYAQAQREIALAVGEPPATKGYPPSVFAKLPKLVERAGNGETGGGSITAFYTVLTEGDDQQDPVADSARAILDGHFVLSRTLAEQGHYPALDIEASISRAMPQIVDNSQLNLALQFKRLYSRYQQNADLISVGAYARGSDPETDRAVDMLPAIRAYLQQGMDEPMPMQRSVQELAMVMSPPPQPKNQPGQPQTLRRTP from the coding sequence TTGCCGGACCTGAATCACCGTCTTGAACGTTATCTGCAGGTTGATTATGAGCCGCCTCGCCCCGGTGTTGAGGGGCAGGTGACGAGGTTGATAGGCCTTACTCTGGAAGCAGTTGGGCTGAAAGTGGCTCTGGGCGACTATTGTATGGTGGATCTGCAGGGCGATGGCAGTGTCGAGGCTGAAGTGGTTGGCTTTGCCGGTGATCGTATCTACCTCATGCCACTGGATAGTGTGGACGGACTGGCCCCCGGTGCAGCGGTTCGTCCGCGTGTAGGGGCCAGTCTGGTGCCGGTGGGATTCGGTCTGCTCGGCCGAGTGATTGACGGTATTGGCCGTCCGCTGGACGGAAAGGGACCACTCAAGCCCGACGACATGGTGACGTTGGCCGGCGAAAGCATCAACCCGTTGCATCGACACCCGATTGAACAGACTCTGGATGTCGGGATACGTGCTATCAATGGTTTGCTGACGGTGGGTCGAGGTCAGCGTCTGGGTTTGTTCGCCGGCAGCGGTGTAGGCAAATCGGTGCTGCTTGGCATGATGACTCGCTTTACCGAAGCAGAAATTACTGTTGTGGGTTTGATCGGTGAGCGTGGTCGTGAGGTGCGTGAATTCATTGATCACAGTCTGGGTGCCGAAGGCATGGCACGTTCGGTGGTGGTTGCCTCGCCAGCGGATGACTCGCCACTGATGCGTCTGCGCGCGGCCCAGCTTACCACCCGTATTGCCGAATATTTCCGTGCACAGGGGTGTAACGTATTACTGCTGATGGACTCTTTGACCCGCTATGCCCAGGCGCAGCGAGAGATCGCGCTGGCTGTGGGTGAGCCTCCCGCCACCAAAGGGTATCCACCATCGGTATTTGCCAAGTTGCCCAAGTTGGTAGAGCGTGCGGGCAACGGTGAAACAGGAGGGGGCTCCATCACAGCCTTCTACACTGTACTGACTGAGGGTGATGACCAGCAGGACCCGGTGGCTGATTCGGCGCGCGCCATACTGGACGGGCACTTTGTACTGTCTCGTACGCTGGCGGAGCAGGGGCATTATCCCGCGCTGGATATTGAGGCCTCGATCAGCCGTGCCATGCCACAGATCGTGGACAACAGTCAGTTGAACTTGGCATTGCAATTCAAGCGGTTGTACTCGCGCTATCAGCAGAATGCGGACCTGATCTCGGTTGGGGCCTATGCGCGCGGCAGTGATCCTGAAACCGATCGTGCGGTCGACATGCTGCCTGCCATTCGTGCCTACCTGCAGCAGGGAATGGATGAACCGATGCCAATGCAGCGCAGCGTACAGGAACTGGCGATGGTGATGTCGCCTCCGCCACAGCCCAAGAATCAGCCTGGCCAGCCGCAAACCCTGCGGCGTACCCCATAG
- the fliJ gene encoding flagellar export protein FliJ, whose amino-acid sequence MAAKRSDRLQVVLSVAERKRKEADRFLADAQKRVSQGEAGIAQLQTYLREYQQQFTTSGQQGLSIGALHTQQAFMHKINTTISEQEHALKQAREQLQQVRAYWQQVYARQKGIERLIRKAREDEEQEQERKLQRDIDERSQHGRPRFI is encoded by the coding sequence ATGGCAGCGAAACGATCGGATCGATTACAGGTAGTGCTTTCTGTTGCCGAGCGCAAGCGCAAGGAAGCTGACCGCTTTCTGGCGGATGCCCAGAAGCGGGTGAGTCAGGGGGAAGCCGGTATCGCCCAGCTGCAAACCTACCTGCGTGAATATCAGCAGCAGTTTACGACCAGTGGCCAGCAGGGCCTGAGTATCGGTGCATTGCATACTCAGCAGGCGTTCATGCATAAGATCAATACGACCATCTCCGAGCAGGAGCATGCGCTGAAACAGGCGCGAGAACAGCTGCAACAGGTGCGTGCTTACTGGCAGCAGGTTTATGCTCGCCAGAAAGGGATTGAGCGGCTGATTCGAAAGGCGCGTGAGGATGAGGAGCAGGAGCAGGAGCGCAAGCTGCAACGGGATATTGATGAGCGCTCGCAACATGGTCGTCCTCGCTTTATCTGA